The Primulina tabacum isolate GXHZ01 chromosome 16, ASM2559414v2, whole genome shotgun sequence genome window below encodes:
- the LOC142529735 gene encoding cysteine desulfurase 1, chloroplastic produces the protein MPMVITMEAVVSLRTMKPSLHRTNRSFRTVPLASVSSATTDPKLGPGSLGQRTRPDFPILHQELNGKRLVYLDNAATSQKPTHVLKALQNYYEGYNSNVHRGIHYLSAKATDEYELARAKIANFLNAGDCREIVFTRNATEAINLVAYTWGLANLKQGDEVVLTVAEHHSAIVPWQFVAQKTGAVLRFVSLTEDEVPDVEKLREMLSRRTKLLVVHHVSNVLASVLPIDHVVSWAHDVGAKVLVDACQSVPHMVVDVRSLDADFLVASSHKMCGPTGIGFLYGKSDLLSAMPPFLGGGEMISDVYLDHSTYAEPPSRFEAGTPAIGEAIGLGAAIDYLSGIGMQNIHDYEVELAGYLYDSLHSVPNVRVYGPAPSKSNYRAALCSFNVEDVHPTDIATFLDQQHSVAIRSGHHCAQPLHRYLGVNASARASLHFYNTKEDVDDFIRALTDTINFFASFK, from the exons ATGCCGATGGTAATAACGATGGAAGCCGTAGTTTCTCTTCGAACAATGAAACCTAGCCTACATCGTACGAACCGCAGCTTCCGCACAGTACCCTTAGCTTCGGTCTCCTCTGCTACTACTGACCCAAAACTCGGGCCCGGGTCCCTCGGGCAACGCACCCGCCCCGATTTCCCCATTCTTCACCAG GAGTTGAACGGGAAAAGGCTTGTGTATTTGGACAACGCCGCCACGTCGCAGAAGCCGACGCATGTCTTGAAGGCTTTGCAGAACTATTATGAAGGTTATAATTCGAATGTTCATCGAGGAATTCATTATTTAAG TGCAAAAGCTACGGATGAATATGAATTAGCAAGGGCAAAGATAGCAAATTTTTTAAATGCTGGTGATTGTAGAGAGATTGTGTTTACAAGAAATGCTACGGAGGCCATAAATTTAGTGGCTTACACTTGGGGCCTTGCGAATTTGAAGCAGGGGGACGAG GTTGTACTTACAGTTGCAGAACATCACAGTGCTATTGTACCTTGGCAATTTGTTGCTCAAAAGACTGGTGCAGTTTTAAGATTTGTGAGTTTAACAGAAGATGAAGTTCCGGATGTAGAGAAACTAAGGGAAATGCTTTCTAGGAGGACAAAGCTCCTCGTAGTCCACCATGTCTCAAACGTGCTAG CATCTGTTCTTCCGATTGATCATGTTGTGAGTTGGGCACATGATGTTGGAGCGAAAGTTCTCGTTGACGCGTGTCAAAGTGTTCCGCACATGGTGGTTGATGTGAGGAGCCTTGATGCTGATTTTTTAGTTGCTTCTTCTCATAAG ATGTGTGGACCTACAGGCATTGGATTTTTGTATGGTAAAAGCGATCTCTTGTCTGCCATGCCTCCTTTCTTAG GTGGTGGTGAAATGATTTCAGATGTTTATTTAGATCACTCCACGTACGCTGAACCGCCGTCCAG GTTTGAGGCTGGGACTCCTGCTATTGGCGAAGCCATTGGATTAGGAGCTGCAATTGACTATTTATCTGGCATTGGAATGCAGAACATTCATGATTATGAG gTAGAGCTTGCTGGCTATCTGTATGATAGCTTACATTCGGTACCCAATGTTCGTGTCTATGGCCCAGCACCTTCAAAATCCAATTACAGAGCAGCACTTTGTTCTTTCAACGTGGAAGATGTTCACCCAACAGATATTGCCACTTTTCTTGACCAACAG CATAGCGTAGCTATTAGATCAGGTCACCATTGTGCTCAGCCCCTTCATCGCTATTTGGGAGTCAATGCAAGCGCACGGGCGAGCCTCCATTTCTACAACACTAAAGAGGATGTGGACGATTTTATTCGGGCTCTCACTGATACTATCAACTTTTTTGCATCTTTCAAGTAA
- the LOC142529311 gene encoding phosphoserine phosphatase, chloroplastic-like has translation MEHFDNTGPSKEILEVWRAANAVCFDVDSTVCLDEGIDELAEFCRAVKAVADWTARAVSGSVTQNVHVLSVGVINYLPHAL, from the exons ATGGAACATTTCGACAACACAGGTCCCTCCAAAG AAATCCTTGAGGTATGGAGAGCTGCAAATGCTGTATGCTTTGATGTGGACAGCACTGTTTGCTTGGATGAGGGTATTGATGAGCTTGCCGAGTTCTGTAGAGCTGTAAAGGCTGTTGCTGATTGGACAGCCAG GGCAGTGAGTGGCTCCGTAACTCAAAACGTACATGTTTTGAGTGTTGGTGTCATCAATTATCTCCCTCACGCTCTGTAA